A stretch of the Capsicum annuum cultivar UCD-10X-F1 unplaced genomic scaffold, UCD10Xv1.1 ctg5038, whole genome shotgun sequence genome encodes the following:
- the LOC107876348 gene encoding cell division protein FtsZ homolog 1, chloroplastic, translating into MGGRTGYGVDPVMAQIAKKAGYLTVGFQKNVDTLIVIPNDRLPDIINEQKPLQDAFLLVDDVLRQGVQGISDIITEQCR; encoded by the exons ATGGGTGGACGCACAGGATATGGTGTTGATCCAGTTATGGCTCAAATAGCAAAAAAagcaggttatttaactgttggTTTTCAGAAAAATGTTGACACTCTTATAGTAATTCCCAATGATCGTCTACCAGATATTATCAATGAGCAGAAACCACTTCAAGATGCTTTTCTTCTTGTGGATGATGTATTACGTCAAGGTGTCCAAGGAATATCTGATATAATCACT GAACAATGCAGGTGA